From Thunnus albacares chromosome 22, fThuAlb1.1, whole genome shotgun sequence, the proteins below share one genomic window:
- the ppp1r35 gene encoding protein phosphatase 1 regulatory subunit 35 yields the protein MKSSAPLLSPPPSPHPAPLPLPSSSSLIRCPELDLSVTLSPTPKTGHTHLKPRPLRPCPQSDQTHLKSRPQGQTGRKRNTKVCFEEPLVVTVTPEPHIPLSNDAPPQQLISSQRRRRGGHHGGSPKQRAGPPAAVSNEDPACLEEAEPNTTLALKAELQSLQGVEFNSQKAVQETLRKSERTKNLINTRATEGVNVSRSQLLFTSLVSVDVQHDQLISQALQDRLLLAPPPRSHDNKAADGPSPLLFMTSDLLRQKPLSPEEEPINRKPRPSQCPAPSTFDLYSRRRRWEATP from the exons ATGAAGAGCTCcgcccccctcctctctcctcccccctcccctcaccccgcccctctccccctcccctcctcctcctctctgattCGCTGCCCTGAACTCGACCTGTCCGTCACGCTAAGCCCCACCCCCAAGACCGGCCACACACACCtgaagccccgccccctccGGCCGTGTCCACAGAGTGACCAAACACACCTGAAGTCCCGCCCCCaaggacagacaggaagaaagaggaacaCAAAG GTGTGTTTTGAAGAGCCGCTGGTTGTCACGGTAACACCGGAGCCTCACATCCCGCTGAGCAATGACGCGCCACCTCAGCAGCTGATCAGcagtcagaggaggaggagaggtggtcaccatg GTGGATCCCCCAAACAGAGGGCGGGGCCTCCTGCTGCAGTGTCCAATGAGGATCCAGCATGTCTCGAGGAGGCGGAGCCAAACACCACACTGGCTCTGAAGGCGGAGCTTCAGTCACTGCAG GGGGTGGAGTTTAACTCCCAGAAGGCCGTTCAGGAGACACTACGGAAGTCAGAGAGGACCAAAAACCTGATCAACACCAGAGCTACtgaag gaGTGAATGTCTCTCGCTCTCAGCTTCTCTTCACCTCATTGGTCAGCGTTGATGTGCAGcatgatcagctgatcagccaGGCGCTGCAGGATAGGCTGCTGCTGGCTCCGCCCCCCCGCagccatgacaacaaagcaGCAGATGGCCCCTCCCCACTCCTCttcatgacctctgacctgctcAGACAGAAGCCCCTCTCACCAGAGGAGGAGCCAATAAACAGAAAACCCCGCCCATCTCAGTGCCCCGCCCCCTCGACATTTGACCTCTACAGCCGGCGGAGACGCTGGGAGGCCACGCCCTGA
- the LOC122974425 gene encoding low affinity immunoglobulin gamma Fc region receptor II-like isoform X2: MKSSSVRLLLGVSVLLLSGPTVSAVSLSVRPNLQQFFRDSKLTLRCDEEGQTADGWTVKRTAGGKTEQCGTSQQNFGRTEGSSCIISTLFKSDSGVYWCENSSGKISEHIDITVTGGQFILEVPALPVLTGSDVTLRCRFRDGSTRPANLFKNGEPSRDEPTGEFNISNVQQSDEGFYSCSVDLAGESPRSRLRVKVVVCPFCISTVLMVSIYCSRRTGNTPTVSMEMPQRAGGGQGLDGVYDDINADVTTEYDF; encoded by the exons ATGAAGAGTTCATCTGTGCGTCTGCTGCTCG gtgtgtctgtgctgctgctgtctggacCGACTGTTTCTGCAG TCTCTCTGAGCGTCCGTCCAAACCTGCAGCAGTTCTTCAGGGACTCTAAACTGACTCTGAGATGTGATGAAGAAGGACAGACAGCTGATGGATGGACGGTGAAGAGGACAGCAGGAGGAAAGACTGAACAGTGTGGGACCAGTCAACAAAACTTTGGGAGGACTGAAGGTTCTTCCTGCATCATCTCAACTCTCTTTAAGTCAGATTCTGGAGTTTACTGGTGTGAAAACAGTTCTGGAAAGATCAGCGAACACATCGACATCACAGTTACTG GTGGTCAGTTTATCCTGGAGGTTCCTGCGCTTCCGGTgttgacaggaagtgatgtcactcTGCGCTGTAGGTTCAGAGATGGTTCCACACGTCCAGCTAATTTATTTAAGAACGGCGAACCTTCTAGAGATGAACCTACTGGAGAGTTTAACATCAGTAACGTCCAACAGTCTGATGAAGGTTTCTACTCGTGTTCTGTTGATCTGGCTGGAGAATCTCCAAGGAGCAGGCtgagggtcaaag tggtcgtCTGTCCGTTCTGCATCTCTACTGTCCTGATGGTATCCATCTACTGCAGCAGGAGGAcag GAAACACACCCACCGTCTCCATGGAGATGCCCCAGCGTGCTGGAGGAGGTCAGGGATTGGATGGCGTGTATGATGACATCAATGCTGATGTCACCACTGAGTATGACTTCTGA
- the LOC122974425 gene encoding low affinity immunoglobulin gamma Fc region receptor II-like isoform X1, whose protein sequence is MKSSSVRLLLGVSVLLLSGPTVSAVSLSVRPNLQQFFRDSKLTLRCDEEGQTADGWTVKRTAGGKTEQCGTSQQNFGRTEGSSCIISTLFKSDSGVYWCENSSGKISEHIDITVTGGQFILEVPALPVLTGSDVTLRCRFRDGSTRPANLFKNGEPSRDEPTGEFNISNVQQSDEGFYSCSVDLAGESPRSRLRVKASPPPPPPTSCSSSPPPSRPSSPVSVARGLVLSFLCHLVVVCPFCISTVLMVSIYCSRRTGNTPTVSMEMPQRAGGGQGLDGVYDDINADVTTEYDF, encoded by the exons ATGAAGAGTTCATCTGTGCGTCTGCTGCTCG gtgtgtctgtgctgctgctgtctggacCGACTGTTTCTGCAG TCTCTCTGAGCGTCCGTCCAAACCTGCAGCAGTTCTTCAGGGACTCTAAACTGACTCTGAGATGTGATGAAGAAGGACAGACAGCTGATGGATGGACGGTGAAGAGGACAGCAGGAGGAAAGACTGAACAGTGTGGGACCAGTCAACAAAACTTTGGGAGGACTGAAGGTTCTTCCTGCATCATCTCAACTCTCTTTAAGTCAGATTCTGGAGTTTACTGGTGTGAAAACAGTTCTGGAAAGATCAGCGAACACATCGACATCACAGTTACTG GTGGTCAGTTTATCCTGGAGGTTCCTGCGCTTCCGGTgttgacaggaagtgatgtcactcTGCGCTGTAGGTTCAGAGATGGTTCCACACGTCCAGCTAATTTATTTAAGAACGGCGAACCTTCTAGAGATGAACCTACTGGAGAGTTTAACATCAGTAACGTCCAACAGTCTGATGAAGGTTTCTACTCGTGTTCTGTTGATCTGGCTGGAGAATCTCCAAGGAGCAGGCtgagggtcaaag cttctcctcctcctcctcctcctacctcctgttcttcctctcctcctccttctcgtCCTTCTTCTCCTGTGTCTGTGGCCAGAGGTTTAGTGTTATCCTTCctctgccatctagtggtcgtCTGTCCGTTCTGCATCTCTACTGTCCTGATGGTATCCATCTACTGCAGCAGGAGGAcag GAAACACACCCACCGTCTCCATGGAGATGCCCCAGCGTGCTGGAGGAGGTCAGGGATTGGATGGCGTGTATGATGACATCAATGCTGATGTCACCACTGAGTATGACTTCTGA